The following proteins come from a genomic window of Candidatus Neomarinimicrobiota bacterium:
- a CDS encoding acetyl-CoA carboxylase biotin carboxyl carrier protein subunit has translation MKFRATIDGTELTFHIEKRGDTITVQLNRSHEDWDCVRLTPHSYSILTGGQSHHLSVTEQSDGYKVVIDQHTYQVKIKDETDLLLERFGISDVSVHSRGEVRAPIPGLISAVFVEPGQMVKRGDKLMILEAMKMENEIVSSISGEVGDVAASQGQSVEKNAILVSITPDKDGNR, from the coding sequence GTGAAATTCCGGGCTACGATTGACGGAACGGAACTCACTTTCCACATTGAGAAGAGGGGGGACACAATCACAGTGCAGCTCAACCGTTCACATGAAGATTGGGATTGTGTGCGTCTGACGCCCCATTCTTATTCGATTCTCACGGGCGGTCAATCTCACCACCTGAGTGTTACGGAACAATCCGATGGCTATAAAGTTGTAATAGATCAGCACACCTACCAGGTAAAGATCAAGGATGAAACTGACCTTCTCCTTGAGCGATTTGGAATCAGTGATGTATCGGTTCACTCCCGGGGTGAGGTCAGAGCGCCTATCCCCGGACTTATTTCGGCTGTTTTCGTGGAGCCCGGTCAGATGGTGAAGAGAGGGGATAAATTGATGATATTGGAGGCGATGAAGATGGAGAATGAGATTGTATCCTCCATTTCCGGTGAAGTAGGAGACGTGGCGGCTTCCCAGGGACAATCCGTGGAAAAGAATGCCATATTGGTTTCCATCACCCCTGATAAGGATGGGAATCGGTAG
- a CDS encoding acetyl-CoA carboxylase biotin carboxylase subunit, translating to MIKKVLIANRGEIAVRIIRTCHEMGIHTVAVFSDVDRSSPHVLLATEAFPIGSAPSARSYLRAEKILDVAKSSGADAVHPGYGFLSENGEFAAAVREAGFTWIGPPTDAMAKMGDKVSARKLAMEEGVPVVPGSEMPVVEKTGAIELARIIGFPVMVKAVGGGGGKGIRIVNSTEELPGALERAMSESASSFSDRRVFIEKLLQRPRHIEIQVMADSHGHCVPLRERECSIQRRYQKLIEESPSTFIDNKLWRKMAQSAVAITRRSGYTGVGTVEFLVDGNKNFYFLEMNTRLQVEHPVTEMITGIDLVREQIRVADGETLSIEGDQGDYLGHAIECRVYAEDGFADFIPSTGTIAELDIPGGFGIRFDHGIRVGQRITPHYDPILGKLVAWGKNRGEAISRMRRALKECHIMGVQTTIPFCLAVLSHPGFRSGDYDTEFISAETGNLRKDGDKKRRIHHQIASVLTAIHRSDLGNKTKINGRPASPRSIWKSSGRKDALR from the coding sequence ATGATTAAGAAAGTCCTCATCGCCAACCGCGGGGAGATCGCGGTTCGAATTATCCGCACCTGTCATGAAATGGGCATACACACGGTGGCCGTCTTCTCAGACGTCGATCGTTCGTCACCCCACGTCCTCTTGGCCACGGAGGCCTTTCCGATCGGATCTGCCCCTTCCGCAAGGAGCTATCTCCGGGCGGAGAAAATTCTTGACGTGGCGAAGTCGAGCGGAGCCGACGCTGTTCATCCCGGTTACGGTTTCCTGTCAGAAAATGGGGAGTTTGCTGCGGCGGTTCGGGAAGCAGGTTTTACGTGGATCGGCCCTCCCACCGATGCCATGGCAAAGATGGGAGACAAGGTCTCGGCGAGGAAGCTGGCCATGGAGGAAGGCGTTCCCGTGGTGCCAGGGTCGGAAATGCCAGTGGTCGAAAAAACCGGAGCGATTGAGCTTGCCCGAATCATAGGGTTCCCCGTCATGGTGAAGGCGGTGGGCGGAGGTGGTGGAAAAGGAATTAGAATCGTGAACTCCACAGAAGAATTACCAGGGGCCCTTGAAAGGGCAATGTCCGAATCTGCCTCCTCATTCTCCGACCGAAGGGTCTTCATCGAAAAACTACTTCAACGACCTCGTCACATTGAAATCCAAGTTATGGCCGATTCTCACGGTCACTGCGTTCCTTTGAGGGAACGAGAGTGTTCCATTCAGCGCAGATACCAGAAATTGATCGAGGAGTCGCCCTCTACGTTTATCGATAACAAACTATGGCGAAAGATGGCCCAGTCTGCTGTGGCCATCACCCGCCGTTCCGGGTACACAGGGGTGGGAACCGTTGAGTTTCTGGTTGATGGAAACAAGAATTTCTATTTCCTTGAAATGAACACGCGCCTTCAGGTGGAACATCCTGTTACGGAGATGATTACAGGAATCGATCTGGTGCGGGAGCAGATTCGGGTGGCAGACGGGGAGACGCTCTCCATTGAAGGTGACCAGGGTGACTATCTCGGTCATGCCATTGAATGCCGGGTCTATGCTGAAGACGGATTCGCCGATTTCATTCCCAGCACTGGGACCATCGCTGAACTGGACATTCCCGGCGGGTTTGGAATTCGTTTCGATCACGGCATCAGGGTCGGTCAACGTATCACTCCTCACTACGATCCGATCCTGGGGAAGCTCGTGGCCTGGGGAAAGAATCGCGGTGAAGCCATAAGCAGAATGAGACGCGCCCTCAAGGAATGCCATATCATGGGGGTACAAACCACGATACCATTCTGTCTGGCCGTCCTCTCCCATCCCGGTTTCCGCTCCGGGGACTATGACACGGAGTTCATCTCCGCGGAAACAGGGAATCTCAGGAAAGACGGAGACAAAAAGAGGAGGATTCACCACCAAATCGCCTCCGTTTTGACTGCCATCCACAGGTCAGACCTGGGGAATAAGACGAAGATCAACGGAAGGCCTGCATCTCCCCGGTCCATATGGAAGTCCTCCGGCCGAAAGGACGCACTTCGGTGA
- a CDS encoding putative sugar nucleotidyl transferase has protein sequence MNVYVYENRDEALNLEPIALTRPGFDLRCGAFTFLERIQRLSHGSTLSVFVRDELTEVTRERFSDVVVNPQDVTKGIWLNGIFLWRREFMDELRSSSNTVLRCGERVVGVSLDEEKGRAWVERGSPVFEPPDKSLPSKEISAEPVAYLWDCVNLNGTALRQDADFFELGRKNGGVDQGVHLLNPSSIYVGKGSRVKAGAVLDAADGPIIIGENVTVLSGACLEGPLFVGDKSVIKVGAKIYGETSVGPGCKVGGEVEEAIFQSWSNKQHDGFLGHAYIGEWVNVGADTNNSDLKNNYSPVKVMINGRVVDTGSLFVGLFLGDHSKTGINTMFNTGTAVGPACNIVGSGFPSKSIPPFSWVVDGKIQTHLFEKFVETARAVKNRRDQSFSSAEEKLYRRLFKGRSA, from the coding sequence GTGAACGTTTACGTATACGAAAACCGCGACGAAGCGTTGAACCTGGAACCCATTGCTCTCACGCGTCCCGGCTTCGACTTGAGGTGTGGAGCGTTCACTTTTCTTGAAAGAATCCAGCGTCTCTCTCACGGATCGACCCTTTCCGTCTTTGTGAGGGATGAGCTCACCGAAGTCACCCGTGAAAGATTCTCCGATGTGGTAGTGAATCCTCAGGATGTCACTAAGGGGATCTGGCTAAACGGAATCTTTCTGTGGCGGCGTGAGTTCATGGATGAACTCCGTTCATCATCAAACACCGTGCTTCGCTGCGGTGAAAGGGTTGTAGGGGTGTCCCTGGACGAAGAAAAGGGACGAGCTTGGGTTGAAAGGGGAAGTCCCGTGTTCGAACCGCCCGACAAATCCCTCCCTTCGAAGGAGATATCTGCCGAGCCTGTCGCCTATCTTTGGGACTGTGTGAATCTCAATGGAACAGCGCTTCGCCAGGACGCTGATTTCTTTGAGCTTGGTAGAAAGAATGGTGGGGTCGACCAGGGCGTCCATCTTCTCAATCCGTCCTCTATTTATGTAGGAAAGGGGTCAAGAGTCAAGGCGGGGGCGGTCCTCGACGCTGCGGATGGTCCCATTATCATCGGAGAAAATGTGACCGTTCTCTCCGGCGCCTGTCTTGAGGGTCCCCTTTTCGTTGGCGACAAAAGTGTCATCAAGGTGGGGGCCAAGATTTATGGAGAAACGTCGGTGGGGCCTGGATGCAAGGTGGGAGGTGAAGTGGAGGAAGCCATTTTTCAGAGCTGGAGTAATAAACAGCATGATGGATTCCTCGGTCACGCCTATATCGGTGAATGGGTAAACGTGGGTGCGGACACAAACAATAGCGACCTCAAGAACAACTACTCTCCCGTTAAGGTGATGATCAACGGCAGAGTCGTGGATACAGGATCACTATTCGTTGGACTTTTTCTCGGGGATCATTCCAAGACGGGTATCAATACGATGTTCAACACAGGTACCGCTGTGGGGCCCGCCTGCAACATAGTGGGCTCAGGATTTCCTTCCAAATCGATTCCTCCCTTTTCCTGGGTAGTGGATGGAAAGATCCAAACCCATCTCTTTGAAAAATTTGTGGAAACTGCCAGGGCGGTCAAGAATAGACGGGACCAGTCTTTCTCATCCGCAGAGGAAAAACTCTATCGCCGCTTATTCAAAGGGCGTTCCGCCTGA
- a CDS encoding DUF3467 domain-containing protein, which translates to MSKEREQKINIELDEKVGSGEYANFAVITHSPAEFVMDFVRLLPGMPKAKVNSRIIMAPSHAKAFLNALTDNILRHEKKYGEIKVPSKDSFSPFGFKPPKGTLPN; encoded by the coding sequence ATGAGTAAAGAGAGAGAACAGAAGATCAACATTGAACTGGATGAAAAAGTGGGCAGCGGAGAGTATGCGAATTTTGCGGTGATAACCCACTCTCCCGCAGAATTTGTCATGGATTTTGTCCGGCTTCTGCCGGGAATGCCCAAGGCGAAGGTAAATTCCCGGATTATCATGGCACCCTCCCATGCGAAGGCTTTTCTGAATGCACTTACCGATAATATTCTTCGGCACGAGAAGAAATACGGCGAAATCAAGGTTCCATCCAAGGATTCATTCTCTCCGTTTGGATTCAAACCCCCGAAAGGCACGCTTCCAAATTGA
- a CDS encoding cation diffusion facilitator family transporter has translation MKTVPAPRQTLLIAAALLMGTFLAELIGGIAFNSLSLISDSFHVISDLISILVAFLSLTIAHRKQPSRQMAFGYHRLEVMSALFNGLLLSVISALIFAEAWSRFRNPAPIDTTGALIVAGIGLAVNFTVAVLFQRISRHSKKDINIQAAYLHVLGDILASVSVVVGIVAIKLFDTPVVDPIVAGFVALLILIAAGRVLYRSAEILLHKSPQDVDRLRGRVLDVEGVKDFVDVRLWQVCSHLTVGTAHVVVSVGTVEETEGIKRQIRSIVQDEFDVRDITLECETSDMSTRHNHAFEHEHT, from the coding sequence ATGAAGACCGTGCCCGCTCCCCGCCAAACGTTGCTCATTGCCGCTGCACTGCTGATGGGAACCTTCCTGGCGGAGTTGATCGGCGGGATCGCATTTAATAGTCTGAGTCTCATTTCCGATTCGTTCCACGTCATTTCCGACCTCATCTCCATTCTCGTCGCCTTCCTCTCCCTCACCATTGCGCACCGGAAACAGCCGTCCCGGCAGATGGCGTTCGGTTACCACCGCCTTGAGGTGATGAGCGCACTCTTCAATGGCCTTTTGTTGAGCGTCATTTCCGCACTCATCTTCGCGGAAGCGTGGTCGCGTTTCCGGAACCCCGCGCCCATCGATACGACCGGAGCATTGATTGTAGCCGGGATTGGGCTGGCGGTCAACTTCACTGTGGCCGTCCTCTTTCAACGCATCTCCAGGCACAGCAAGAAGGACATCAATATTCAGGCTGCCTATTTGCATGTGCTCGGAGATATCCTTGCCTCCGTCTCAGTGGTGGTGGGGATTGTGGCCATCAAGCTCTTCGACACGCCCGTTGTCGATCCCATCGTGGCGGGCTTCGTGGCACTCCTCATTTTGATCGCCGCGGGACGCGTGCTCTACCGGAGCGCGGAGATACTCCTTCACAAATCGCCACAGGATGTGGACCGGTTAAGAGGGCGCGTCTTAGATGTGGAAGGAGTAAAAGACTTTGTGGATGTGCGTCTCTGGCAGGTCTGTTCTCATCTCACGGTGGGAACCGCTCACGTGGTGGTTTCGGTAGGAACAGTAGAAGAGACAGAAGGGATTAAGCGGCAGATCAGGTCTATCGTTCAGGATGAATTTGACGTGAGGGATATTACCCTGGAATGCGAAACTTCGGACATGTCCACCAGGCATAACCACGCCTTCGAGCACGAACATACCTAA
- a CDS encoding TonB-dependent receptor produces the protein MRLTKAGFIPVILLLIWSTSSLAARGTIKGRITDRTSGQPLMGANVLVTSPALPEPTGAATDLNGGYEVRNLPTGTYTVKATYMGYEEEAITVELPQDGVEVVNIALNPAAIEMEEIIVETASRRRERIEDAPAAISVITQRNIRRESNTNLGDYLKGVKGVEFTQSGVDSYNLSARGFNSSFSSRFLTLTDGRMANVPSLRLIAYNVIPVTFEDVQQIEVVLGPSSATYGPNAHSGVLNIITQSPRFADPLTVNLQASADARNLRKITARGSYTRGQFGAKLSTAYFTAREWRHFNEEEWEGHHFALVGNWDFTMDGENAVWQTGVTESGSPTKAVKIPDPWPDSDRGLTDTFLDSEGIESFFQDGQYYTYVAFADGIDNDRNSDEENPIITQQMTVGEIPGNGMDDNNNGLIDENDWVGYPYADGTDNDNDGLIDEGVDTGIDDFGEKWFDGIDNDGDGEIDEPDERGTKWVNRVGEYGQNKFGEYIFDQDGNILFDTNKDGVFGGKEDSTIHSYRVYDSNGDGLKDFPDFDVRNLRADFRMDYDPREDVKMSFAYGYARAKNINITGIARYLADGWTYRYAHGRLTYKNWFAQAYLNMSFAGKTRSLATGDRIKDTSKKFSAQIQHHRLFWNDRQRIVWGIDYFRTMPQTFGTILGDDHLWDNIDNDGDGEDGSPVAWAETVLDNGEYDPGEPYKDWDELDGKDNARGAIADGIDNDGDGLTDEGIDEKDEDNRYLTNELGFYFQSNTKLTDKLELILAGRLDAHEQLTGMIDFGSENREANPFKWGIDFSKTAGLQISPKIGLQYKPADHQNFRLTWAKAYNTPSSQALFLDIFVTRLSIFKIYAKGAANGYAYPRDENGDLTFWDISGDMFQFNSISMEDFNDEDGDGAWSFEDGSIDTVTDIYGNEYVYEFDSNGEFDFSDYGSDGKPAEPYTDENGNGQWDFGEDYDDLDGNRFYSGPDLNGTEGDGVFQEGEPAERHEVWTDANGNGDWDGLYKLLFPNLQKERKGIFKTDISVDPKPIEAEIVRTLEFGWKGRLAIPLYATLDIFYSKYDSFVSPILLITPLVVENDPDLTIDDFFDCPSCHLKGVVVSGDTTQLIEGQNPPVVVGYLNYGKVRMWGLDASFTYFFNKDLALDGNYSFLSLSDFINPLTGTKDPINAPRNKWALKATYESPIGVSVAASLRHVDSFEWQSGIYFGTIRAYSILDLHLSYSFNDHLKLFATINNVLEDRHTEIIGGPKLGRMTVLRLQGRL, from the coding sequence ATGAGACTCACGAAGGCTGGCTTCATCCCCGTTATTCTTCTGTTGATCTGGTCTACCTCCTCTCTGGCCGCGAGGGGAACCATCAAAGGCAGGATCACTGACAGAACCAGCGGGCAACCTCTCATGGGAGCCAACGTTCTTGTCACGAGTCCTGCACTCCCCGAACCCACTGGCGCCGCCACCGATTTGAACGGGGGCTATGAAGTGCGTAACCTTCCGACTGGCACATATACCGTGAAAGCTACGTACATGGGGTACGAAGAAGAGGCGATAACAGTGGAGCTGCCTCAGGACGGCGTCGAAGTCGTGAACATTGCCTTGAACCCCGCTGCGATCGAGATGGAGGAAATCATTGTAGAAACAGCGTCCCGGCGCAGGGAACGCATCGAAGACGCTCCCGCTGCCATATCTGTCATCACTCAGAGAAATATCCGCAGGGAAAGCAATACCAATCTTGGTGACTACCTGAAAGGGGTAAAGGGAGTGGAGTTCACTCAATCCGGGGTGGACAGTTACAATCTGAGTGCCCGGGGATTCAATTCCAGCTTCAGCTCCCGGTTCCTTACCCTGACAGATGGACGGATGGCGAATGTCCCTTCACTCCGTCTGATTGCCTATAATGTTATCCCGGTTACGTTTGAGGACGTGCAACAGATCGAGGTGGTTCTTGGTCCCTCATCTGCCACGTACGGACCCAATGCCCACAGCGGCGTTCTGAATATCATCACTCAATCACCCAGGTTCGCTGATCCATTGACGGTAAACCTCCAGGCCAGCGCGGATGCCAGAAATCTCCGGAAGATCACAGCTCGTGGGTCGTACACTCGGGGTCAGTTCGGAGCCAAACTGTCCACCGCCTACTTCACAGCCAGGGAGTGGCGACATTTCAACGAGGAAGAGTGGGAAGGCCACCACTTTGCCCTTGTGGGGAACTGGGATTTCACCATGGACGGGGAGAACGCCGTCTGGCAGACAGGAGTTACAGAGAGCGGGAGTCCCACCAAAGCCGTCAAGATCCCGGACCCGTGGCCCGATTCTGACAGAGGATTAACGGACACCTTCCTGGACAGTGAGGGAATCGAGTCGTTCTTCCAGGATGGTCAATACTACACTTACGTCGCCTTTGCCGATGGCATCGACAACGACCGCAACAGCGACGAAGAGAATCCGATCATCACTCAGCAGATGACCGTGGGAGAGATTCCTGGCAACGGGATGGATGATAACAACAATGGACTCATCGACGAAAACGACTGGGTGGGGTATCCTTATGCCGATGGAACCGACAATGATAATGACGGGTTGATCGATGAAGGGGTTGACACCGGCATCGATGACTTCGGGGAGAAATGGTTCGACGGCATCGACAACGACGGTGACGGCGAGATAGATGAACCCGACGAGCGAGGGACCAAGTGGGTGAATCGCGTGGGTGAGTATGGACAAAACAAATTTGGGGAGTACATCTTTGATCAGGATGGCAATATCCTCTTTGACACGAACAAGGACGGTGTTTTTGGAGGGAAAGAGGACAGCACCATCCATTCGTACCGGGTCTACGACTCCAACGGAGATGGGCTTAAGGATTTCCCCGACTTCGACGTCAGGAATCTCCGGGCCGATTTCCGTATGGATTACGACCCCAGGGAGGATGTCAAGATGAGCTTCGCCTACGGCTATGCCAGGGCCAAGAATATCAACATCACGGGCATCGCACGGTATCTGGCTGATGGATGGACATATCGTTATGCCCACGGACGCCTCACCTACAAGAACTGGTTTGCCCAGGCTTATCTCAACATGAGCTTCGCCGGCAAAACCCGAAGCCTTGCCACGGGTGATCGCATCAAGGATACGTCAAAGAAGTTCAGCGCTCAGATACAGCATCACCGCCTATTCTGGAACGACCGCCAGCGGATCGTCTGGGGAATCGACTACTTCCGCACGATGCCACAGACCTTCGGCACCATCCTGGGGGATGATCACCTCTGGGACAACATCGACAACGACGGAGATGGGGAAGATGGATCCCCTGTGGCCTGGGCGGAGACAGTTCTCGACAATGGCGAGTACGACCCGGGAGAGCCCTATAAAGACTGGGACGAACTGGATGGGAAGGACAACGCCAGGGGTGCCATCGCCGACGGCATTGACAACGATGGAGACGGTCTGACCGACGAAGGCATAGACGAAAAGGATGAGGACAACCGGTACCTGACGAATGAACTCGGTTTCTATTTTCAATCGAACACGAAACTGACCGACAAACTGGAACTGATTCTGGCCGGCCGCCTGGATGCCCATGAACAACTCACGGGCATGATAGATTTTGGAAGTGAAAATCGAGAGGCAAATCCCTTCAAATGGGGGATCGATTTCAGCAAGACTGCGGGACTCCAGATCTCGCCAAAAATTGGACTTCAATACAAACCTGCGGATCACCAGAACTTTCGACTCACCTGGGCGAAAGCGTACAATACTCCCTCCTCCCAGGCACTCTTCCTGGACATTTTCGTGACGCGTCTCTCCATTTTCAAGATTTATGCCAAAGGAGCCGCAAACGGTTACGCATACCCCCGGGATGAAAACGGAGATCTAACGTTCTGGGATATTTCCGGGGACATGTTTCAGTTCAACAGTATCAGCATGGAAGATTTCAACGACGAGGATGGTGATGGGGCCTGGTCATTCGAGGATGGGTCCATTGACACGGTTACGGACATCTACGGAAACGAGTACGTCTATGAATTTGATTCAAATGGGGAGTTCGATTTCAGCGACTATGGTTCGGATGGAAAGCCTGCCGAACCGTATACGGATGAGAACGGAAATGGCCAATGGGATTTTGGCGAAGACTACGATGATCTTGATGGGAACCGCTTCTACAGCGGACCGGACCTCAACGGTACCGAAGGAGACGGCGTGTTTCAAGAGGGTGAACCTGCAGAGAGACACGAGGTGTGGACAGACGCAAACGGCAACGGCGACTGGGATGGACTCTACAAGCTTCTGTTTCCCAATCTTCAGAAGGAGCGCAAAGGCATTTTCAAAACAGATATCTCAGTCGACCCGAAACCCATAGAAGCGGAGATTGTCCGTACGCTGGAGTTCGGCTGGAAAGGACGTTTGGCCATTCCGCTCTACGCCACCCTGGACATCTTCTACAGCAAATATGACAGCTTTGTCAGTCCCATCCTGTTAATCACGCCTCTTGTTGTCGAAAACGATCCCGATCTTACGATTGACGATTTCTTTGATTGTCCCTCCTGCCATCTGAAAGGTGTTGTGGTCTCAGGCGACACAACCCAACTCATTGAGGGACAGAACCCCCCGGTCGTCGTGGGGTATCTCAACTACGGAAAGGTGAGAATGTGGGGCCTCGATGCCAGCTTCACTTATTTCTTCAATAAGGATCTTGCCCTCGACGGAAATTACTCCTTCTTGAGTCTTTCCGACTTCATCAACCCTCTCACCGGCACAAAGGACCCCATAAACGCCCCCAGAAACAAGTGGGCCCTGAAGGCAACGTACGAGTCCCCAATCGGCGTTTCCGTTGCCGCCAGTCTGCGGCACGTGGATAGCTTCGAATGGCAGTCGGGTATCTACTTTGGAACCATCCGTGCGTACAGCATTCTCGACCTTCATCTCAGCTACTCCTTCAACGACCACCTGAAGCTGTTCGCTACGATCAACAACGTGCTGGAGGATCGTCATACGGAAATCATCGGAGGACCGAAACTCGGAAGGATGACCGTGTTGAGACTCCAGGGCCGGCTGTAG
- a CDS encoding FlgD immunoglobulin-like domain containing protein, producing MKFSRLVLIFAFLFVASSLSAQGISGEFKLTGVHVQYYDVARDSGDAAEDEGSTHTLNLSWPTADDPQFEFPVEHFESGDTIAAPETPELLWVPEGLAYVGIDLTLIFSEDGSFEIPTSTYPTTRTEDCSTFAAIPTIQDQGTYEWDGNEDRGQFGIGESNIFDLFDADAEAVNHGWITVFPDFEGRMGSLAIEWEAIDGTDSNIGIDDEGNLNRQMGISTLPADDDFVAYLRDNVNPDLNVGTFPTAGENYAGDGEELSANWMYLFDPVGPDGDLFTDDEPLQFTGYYFTYNFLVAVKTLKDAFAGYMAQNPTDIPGGVAFAVEAVLNIFGAPSTVVTAVSEQAYDQVETLINLGLTLEEAVQGGMIWSIGASMVAAAGSWTFPDDSDHDVDLANLLEGGRLVFEMGNQCVPDLQTRIVTTILANVLTVEKEEDLLPTKFALRQNYPNPFNPSTTIAFDLPQGSDVTVTVLNLLGETVRTLHSGYMERGRYTVVFDGRDRLGTPLPTGMYLYRFTAQDYTATKKMLLMK from the coding sequence ATGAAGTTTTCACGGTTAGTGTTGATATTTGCTTTTCTTTTCGTGGCCTCGAGCCTTTCGGCACAGGGGATCAGTGGCGAGTTCAAATTAACGGGCGTTCATGTACAGTATTATGACGTGGCCCGGGATTCCGGGGATGCTGCAGAAGACGAGGGATCCACCCACACCTTGAATTTATCGTGGCCAACCGCCGATGACCCACAGTTCGAATTCCCCGTTGAGCATTTCGAATCGGGAGACACCATTGCGGCACCCGAGACACCCGAGTTGCTCTGGGTACCCGAAGGTCTCGCCTACGTAGGCATCGATCTGACTCTGATATTCTCAGAAGACGGATCCTTTGAGATTCCCACGAGTACCTACCCCACCACCCGGACTGAGGATTGCTCCACCTTTGCCGCGATTCCCACCATCCAGGACCAGGGCACCTATGAGTGGGACGGCAACGAGGACCGGGGACAGTTTGGTATCGGCGAGTCGAATATTTTTGACCTGTTTGACGCCGATGCTGAGGCCGTCAACCACGGTTGGATAACTGTATTCCCGGACTTCGAGGGCCGGATGGGGTCTCTCGCTATTGAGTGGGAAGCCATAGACGGGACAGATTCCAACATCGGTATCGATGATGAAGGGAATCTCAACCGCCAGATGGGAATCTCAACACTCCCTGCCGACGATGATTTTGTGGCATATTTGAGGGACAACGTAAACCCTGATCTCAATGTGGGTACATTTCCTACCGCGGGGGAAAATTATGCCGGTGATGGGGAGGAACTCAGTGCCAACTGGATGTATCTTTTTGATCCCGTCGGCCCTGACGGTGACCTCTTCACAGACGATGAACCCCTTCAATTTACAGGATACTATTTCACTTATAACTTCCTCGTGGCCGTGAAAACCCTCAAGGATGCTTTTGCAGGCTACATGGCCCAAAACCCAACGGACATCCCTGGCGGCGTCGCATTCGCCGTTGAGGCTGTCCTGAACATCTTCGGAGCACCTTCCACTGTCGTTACTGCCGTAAGCGAGCAAGCCTACGATCAGGTGGAAACATTAATCAACCTGGGTCTCACCCTGGAGGAGGCCGTTCAGGGAGGAATGATCTGGTCCATAGGTGCCAGCATGGTGGCAGCCGCCGGATCGTGGACATTTCCTGATGATTCGGATCACGATGTGGACTTGGCCAACCTTTTAGAAGGGGGCCGCCTGGTGTTTGAGATGGGAAATCAATGTGTCCCTGACCTCCAGACCCGGATCGTGACCACCATACTAGCTAATGTACTGACGGTGGAGAAAGAGGAGGATCTACTCCCCACAAAGTTCGCGCTCCGTCAAAACTATCCAAATCCGTTCAATCCCTCCACCACCATCGCCTTCGACCTGCCGCAGGGGAGCGACGTCACAGTTACGGTATTGAACCTTCTGGGAGAAACGGTTCGTACACTCCACTCCGGATACATGGAACGGGGGCGGTACACGGTAGTTTTTGACGGCCGGGACCGTCTCGGTACTCCACTCCCCACGGGCATGTATCTGTACCGTTTTACCGCCCAGGACTACACGGCAACGAAGAAGATGCTGTTAATGAAATGA